GCATCAACGCCGACCTCGCAAACGATCTCGGCAATCTGGCGCAGCGCTCACTGTCGATGATCGGCAAGAATTTCGGTGGCAAGCTGCCGGTGCTGGGCGCTTTCACTGAGGCAGACAAAGCGATCCTCGATTCGGCCGACGCGCTTTTGGGGAAGGCCCGCGAGGCGATGAAAGGCTTTGCGCTGCATACGATTCTTGCCGATATCTGGCGCGTCGTCGGCGATGCCAATCGCTATTTTGCCTCGGAAGAGCCCTGGACGAAAAAGAAGACCGATCCCGAACGGATGGGCACGATCCTTTACGTCACAGCACAGGTGCTGAGGATCGTTGCCATCCTCGCGCAGCCTTTCACGCCGCAGGGAGCCGAGCGGCTGCTCGATCTGCTCGCCGTGGCGCCGGAGCACCGCGGTTTCGTCTTTGCGCAACAAGCCGACAAGGATCCGCCTGGCCGCACGCTGCCTGAACCTTCGCCGGTCTTCCCGCGTTATGTCGAAGAACCAGCCCAGCCATGATGTTGATCGACTCGCATTGTCATCTCGATTTTCCTGACTTTGCCGCCGAGCGCGACAATGTCGTCGCACGCGCGCGGGCCGCGGGCGTCAAGCGCATGATCACCATTTCGACGCTGGTTTCGAAGTTCGCCGAAATCCGTGCGCTGGCCGAAACCTATGACGACGTCTATTGCACGGTCGGCACGCATCCGATGAATGCCAATGCCGAACAGGTTTCGGTCGAAGACCTCGTCGCGCTGGCGCAATATGAAAAATGCGTTGGCATCGGCGAAGCCGGGCTCGATTATCATTACGACGACACGCCGCGCGACCTCGCCGCGCAAGTTTTTCGCACGCATATCACCGCCGCGCGCGAGACCGGACTGCCGCTCATCATCCACGCGCGCGATGCCGACGCGGACATGGCCGCGATCCTAGAAGACGAAATGGGGAAGGGGCCGTTCAAGGCGGTCCTGCACTGCTTCACGTCGACCCGCACACTCGCCGAAACCGGTCTCGCGCTTGGGCTCTACGTGTCCTTTTC
This Methylovirgula sp. DNA region includes the following protein-coding sequences:
- a CDS encoding TatD family hydrolase; the protein is MLIDSHCHLDFPDFAAERDNVVARARAAGVKRMITISTLVSKFAEIRALAETYDDVYCTVGTHPMNANAEQVSVEDLVALAQYEKCVGIGEAGLDYHYDDTPRDLAAQVFRTHITAARETGLPLIIHARDADADMAAILEDEMGKGPFKAVLHCFTSTRTLAETGLALGLYVSFSGIVTFKNSDELRAIAGDVPDDRLLVETDAPFLAPVPYRGKRNEPAYVAETAKVIAGVRGVTPAELGALTSANVLRLFSKMPALAAASAA